Within the Microbacterium sp. 1S1 genome, the region ACCCGACGCCTGCTCGCGGGGGTGGCCGTGCTGGCCGTCGCCGGGGGCGCCGGCGTCGCCACGAGTGCGATCGCCTCCCCCGCGCAGCCGCGGCACGTCTTCCGCGACGTGATCATCCCGCCCTTCGACATCCGCGACTACCCCAGCCCCCTGCAGGCGTTCCGCAAGAACGTGCGCGACGACGCCGACGAAACGCTGTTCACGGTGCAGGGGCTGCCCAAGGGCGCCCGCATCCGCACAGCCGTCATGGATCAGTTCGACGGCATGGTCTACAACGTCACCGACGGCGGTCCGACCTCGTCGAGCGCCTTCTCTCCTCTCCGGTCGAACATGGCGCCGGAGGCCGAGGGCGTGCCCGTCACGCTGAAGATCGCCATCGACGGCTACCGCGGCGTCTGGATGCCGACTGCCGGCGAGCTGGCGGAGATCCGGTTCGACGGCGACCGCGCCGAGGACCTGCGGCGGGGTACCTACGTCAACACGGCGACCGGCACCGCGGTCGCGACCCCCACGCTCGGGAAGGGCGACGAGTACGCGGTCGACGCGATCCTCCCCACGCAGCCCGACGACAAGCAACTGGCCGAGGTACCGTTCGGCCGCGTCACGATGCCGAAGCCGAGCAACGTGCCGGAGGAGCTGACCTCGCTCGCCGCCGAGACCGTGGCCGGTGCCGAGACCCCGATCGAGCAGGTGCGCGCGCTGGAGAACTTCCTCGCCGAGGGGGGCTTCTTCAGCCACGGCCTGGAGGGCGAGGTGCTGTCCCGCGCCGGGCACACGGCCGAGCGCATCTCGACGCTGGTCGGCGCCGATCAGATGATCGGCGACGACGAACAGTACGCGGTCGCCATGGCCCTGCTCGCCGGCCAGCTCGACATCCCGGCGCGGGTCGTCATGGGGTACTACCCGGACGAGGAGCAGGCCGACGCGGCGGTGTTCGAGGCCACGGGCGACACCGTGCACGCGTGGGTCGAGGTGAACTTCGACGGCGTCGGCTGGGTGACCTTCAACCCGACGCCGCCCGAGGACCAGGTGCCCAACGACCAGAACACGAAGCCGCGGGTGGACCCGAAGCCGCAGGTGCTGCAGCCGCCGCCTCCCCCGCAGGAGCCGGTCGACCTGCCGCCCACGCTGCCCGACGACCGCGAGTCCGAGGACGAGACGCTCAACCTCGCGGAGATCATCGGAGTGATCCTCCTCATCGGCGGGATCTCGCTCGCGGTCATCGCCCTGCTCATGTCACCGTTCATCGTCATCGGCGCGTGGAAGGCCGCGCGTCGCCGTTCACGCCGATCGGCTCCTCGCACCGCCGACCGCATCAGCGGCGGCTGGGACGAGCTGACCGACCGGGCGATCGACTACGGCGCCCGACTGGCTCCGAACGGCACGCGGGGGGAGGAGGCCGCTGTCGTCGCCTCGACGCTCACGGTGCCGCGGGTGACCGGACTGGCCGCGCGCGCCGACGCCGAGGTCTTCGGGCCCACCGAGCCCACTCCCCAGGACGTGGACGCCTTCTGGCAGGAGGTCGATGAGATCGTCGGCGGCCTGGGCGAGGAGGCCGGGTTCTGGAAGCGCGTCAAGGCACGCCTGAGCCTGCGCTCGCTGCTGGGCGGCAGCGCCGTCTCGCAGGGCTTCCAGAGCCTGAAGGACGCCGCGGCCGCCCGAGTGCGGCGCGAACCTGGCACCATCGAGAGCAACAAGGACACGACGCCGTCGTCCTCCGAGAGGGAGACCCCATGACGCAGCCCGCGCTCGAACAGATCGCGCCGATCTCCCGCCGTGCCATCGCCTACCTGATCGACGCCGCGATCGCCGGCGTGCTCGGCGCCCTGCTCGGCGGGGCACTGGTGCTCGTGGCGCAGTTCTCCGGGAGCCTGGAGGCGATGCTGACCACCCTGCTCATCGGGGCGCCGATCGTGGGCCTGCTGCTGCTCGCCTGGTTCGTCGTGTACACGGTGATGCAGACCGGCGCTGGCTCCGTCGGGATGCGCCTGCAGCGGCTGCGGCTCGTGTCGGCGGCCGACGGCTCAGCGATCGGCTTCGGTCGGGCGCTGCTGCGCAACATCGTGTTCGGGCTGGCCGGTGCGATCGTGGTCGGCTACTTCAGCCCGCTCTTCGACGGGTCGGGACGGTTCCAGGGCTGGCACGACAAGGCGGTCGGGTCGCTGATGCTCGATGCCGAGGTCCCGGCCCCGGAGCCCGAGCCGGAGCCCGTCCCGGTCGAGGAGGCTCCGCCGCTGCTGCCGGCCCCCTCGTTCGAGCGGCTCCCTCCCGCGCCGATGCCCGGGTTCGCCCCGGCCGGTGCGCCCGCCGCTCCCGCGGCGACCCCTGCGGCGCCCGTCGGCTCTCCCGCAACGACCGCAGCGCCGCCCCTGCCGACGTCTGACTCCGGGATGATCGCGTACGTGCCGGGGATCACCCAGGGCTCACGCCCGGTGCGCCCGCCGATGCCGCCCGCCCCGGCGACTCCCGCCGCGGAGACTCCCGCGTCCACGGACACCGCGCCCCCTGCTGCCCCGCCGGCACCTCCCGCTCCCGCGGCTGCTCCCGCTCCCGCGGCTGCTCCCGCTCCCGCGGCTGCTCCCGCCACTCCGTCCGCCGTGCCCGCGCCGCCCGCCCCGCCGGCCGCGGCGGTCCGCGCTCCTGTGGCGGCACCCGGCGCGGCCGCCACTCCGGCCACCGTGACCGAGGACGACGACCTCGAGGAGACGCGCATCAGCATCCCCGGTCACCGGCTCGTGTTCACGTGGGATGACGGCACCCGGATCCCGGTCTCGCG harbors:
- a CDS encoding transglutaminaseTgpA domain-containing protein; the protein is MTASAPAPGGLALRRWILDLAASVLLMVTALVGFWPTFAGPSFLPAVVGGMLLGLAIAAVAAWRRWGILIVTGLTLAAYFLFGGALAVPQTAILGVIPSLETLQKLAVGTVTSWKQMLTTVAPVAAADGHLIVPFLLSLVFTVVTASLALRLDRVAWALIPAGVLFMLVIALGTPEPAFPLVQGLVFAVVSMAWLALRQLWAPQNMAVSVSEVDPARAAHMRTRRLLAGVAVLAVAGGAGVATSAIASPAQPRHVFRDVIIPPFDIRDYPSPLQAFRKNVRDDADETLFTVQGLPKGARIRTAVMDQFDGMVYNVTDGGPTSSSAFSPLRSNMAPEAEGVPVTLKIAIDGYRGVWMPTAGELAEIRFDGDRAEDLRRGTYVNTATGTAVATPTLGKGDEYAVDAILPTQPDDKQLAEVPFGRVTMPKPSNVPEELTSLAAETVAGAETPIEQVRALENFLAEGGFFSHGLEGEVLSRAGHTAERISTLVGADQMIGDDEQYAVAMALLAGQLDIPARVVMGYYPDEEQADAAVFEATGDTVHAWVEVNFDGVGWVTFNPTPPEDQVPNDQNTKPRVDPKPQVLQPPPPPQEPVDLPPTLPDDRESEDETLNLAEIIGVILLIGGISLAVIALLMSPFIVIGAWKAARRRSRRSAPRTADRISGGWDELTDRAIDYGARLAPNGTRGEEAAVVASTLTVPRVTGLAARADAEVFGPTEPTPQDVDAFWQEVDEIVGGLGEEAGFWKRVKARLSLRSLLGGSAVSQGFQSLKDAAAARVRREPGTIESNKDTTPSSSERETP
- a CDS encoding RDD family protein — encoded protein: MTQPALEQIAPISRRAIAYLIDAAIAGVLGALLGGALVLVAQFSGSLEAMLTTLLIGAPIVGLLLLAWFVVYTVMQTGAGSVGMRLQRLRLVSAADGSAIGFGRALLRNIVFGLAGAIVVGYFSPLFDGSGRFQGWHDKAVGSLMLDAEVPAPEPEPEPVPVEEAPPLLPAPSFERLPPAPMPGFAPAGAPAAPAATPAAPVGSPATTAAPPLPTSDSGMIAYVPGITQGSRPVRPPMPPAPATPAAETPASTDTAPPAAPPAPPAPAAAPAPAAAPAPAAAPATPSAVPAPPAPPAAAVRAPVAAPGAAATPATVTEDDDLEETRISIPGHRLVFTWDDGTRIPVSRRTVFGRNPAVEEGATVVPVRDETLSLSKTHFEAASETSGGWVLDRHSTNGLTIVRDGQRIACPPGQRVPIRLGDVIEIGDRVVMVGGYA